One window from the genome of Ammospiza nelsoni isolate bAmmNel1 chromosome 16, bAmmNel1.pri, whole genome shotgun sequence encodes:
- the APBB3 gene encoding amyloid-beta A4 precursor protein-binding family B member 3, which translates to MLGKDYMLAIVLVNCDDNLWSDQSLETDPDLPPGWRKICDSLGTYYWHVPTGTTQWQHPARSTGPGGHTEADGDDSLHGRECQGPAAKHSGKDRPIPSPMASLSRRHSLSWHGDDFQHSAEPGSKCFAVRSLGWVEIPEEDLAPGKSSIAVNNCIQQLSNSKGQGSADNQGEGQDLVMILKKDTMSLVDPLDRSLIHRQPILNIRVWGVGCDNGRDRDFAFVASDKDTCVLKCHVFHCNVPAKGIAKALHEMCSKIVAERAVASSRLPRAATLEPISTEDLPLQVDILEAVRQSMQTYEALYIGSLPVPRAMGMDVLNEAIEKLTRRPGRENWTPSLIYVSDTAMRVHPAQVGREQGAAAGAGTALSPAERSWGAAGLPGPGLDGPAGSPQEPEEAAHIWECQVRYVTFLGVGRDAHTFALIVDTGRRFQCAAFWCEPDAGTISEAVQAACMVQYQKCLVAAAPGTKAKSAAGRGRAGPAAAGDAARGAAKAGGGGGGAGAGARKRGLFSFLEVFRLRRALLHSP; encoded by the exons atGCTGGGCAAGGATTACATGCTGGCCATCGTCCTGGTCAACTGCGACG ACAACCTCTGGAGCGACCAGAGCCTGGAGACAGACCCTGACCTCCCCCCGGGCTGGAGGAAAATCTGTGACTCTCTGGGTACCTATTACTGGCATGTGCCAACAGGCACGACACAGTGGCAGCACCCTGCACGCAGCACCGGCCCAGGAGGGCACACGGAGGCTGATGGAGATGACAGTCTCCATGGAAGG gaatgccagggccctgcagcgAAGCACTCGGGGAAGGACCggcccattcccagccccatggcTTCGCTGTCCCGGAG GCACTCCCTGTCCTGGCATGGAGATGACTTCCAGCACAGCGCAGAGCCCGGCTCCAAG TGCTTTGCTGTGcgctctctgggctgggtggAGATCCCCGAGGAGGACCTGGCACCTGGCAAAAGCAGCATCGCTGTCAACAACTgcatccagcagctctccaaCAGCAAGGGCCAGGGCTCTGCGGACAACCAGGGCGAG ggccaggaccTAGTGATGATTCTGAAGAAGGACACCATGAGCCTGGTGGACCCCCTGGACCGCAGCCTCATCCATCGCCAGCCCATCCTCAACATCCGTGTCTGGGGCGTTGGCTGCGACAACGGCAG GGACAG AGACTTCGCCTTCGTGGCCAGTGACAAGGACACCTGCGTCCTCAAGTGTCACGTCTTCCACTGCAATGTGCCTGCCAAGGGCATCGCCAAGGCTCTGCATGAGATGTGCTCCAAG ATCGTGGCCGAGCGAGCTGTAGCGAGCAGCAGGCTGCCCCGCGCTGCCACGCTGGAGCCCATCTCCACCGAGGACCTGCCGCTGCAAG TGGATATCCTAGAAGCGGTGAGGCAGTCGATGCAGACCTACGAGGCCCTGTACATCGGCAGCCTGCCCGTGCCCAGGGCCATGG GGATGGATGTGTTGAACGAGGCCATCGAGAAGCTGACGAGGCGCCCTGGGCGGGAGAACTGGACGCCCTCTCTCATCTACGTGTCGGACACGGCCATGAGGGTGCACCCGGCGCaggtggggagggagcagggggcCGCGGCCGGAGCGGGCACGGCGCTGTCCCCGGCAGAGCGGTCCtggggggcggcggggctgccCGGGCCAGGGCTGGATGGGCCCGCGGGGTCCCCGCAGGAGCCCGAGGAGGCGGCGCACATCTGGGAGTGCCAGGTGCGGTACGTGACCTTCCTGGGGGTGGGCCGGGACGCGCACACCTTCGCGCTCATCGTGGACACGGGGCGACGCTTCCAGTGCGCGGCCTTCTGGTGCGAGCCCGACGCCGGCACCATCTCGGAGGCGGTGCAGGCCGCCTGCATG GTGCAGTACCAGAAGTGCCTCGTGGCCGCCGCGCCGGGGACGAAGGCGAAGAgcgcggccgggcggggccgggccgggccggcggccgcgggggACGCTGCCCGCGGGGCGGCCAAGGCgggggggggcggcggcggggcgggggccggcgCCCGCAAGCGGGGACTCTTCTCCTTCCTGGAGGTGTTCCGCCTCCGCCGggccctcctgcacagcccgtag
- the SRA1 gene encoding steroid receptor RNA activator 1, translating to MAESYVKPGNQERGWNDPPQFSYGLQAQAGGSRRTPLTRRAPPPPAGAPPGAPPGPPSAPADPAAPPPRALGPPPQGSAGAAPRAEGRPSAAGPEQEECSVSVDTVLAPLRAALDSCRATVQKQVCNDIGRRLTVLEDAWAQGKLSAPVRKRMNLLVQELQQQHWDAADEIHRSLMVDHVNEVSQWMVGVKRLIAETRDLPTRQTDSSADTEPGTEPVTEPPTEPEQEEP from the exons ATGGCGGAGTCCTACGTGAAGCCGG GGAACCAGGAGCGCGGCTGGAACGACCCCCCCCAGTTCTCGTACGGGCTGCAGGCGCAGGCCGGGGGCTCCCGCCGGACCCCGCTCACCCGCCGGGCCCCCCCTCCGCCCGCGGGGGCACCCCCAG gtgcCCCCCCGGGCCCGCCCAGCGCCCCCGCCGACcccgcagcgccgccgccccgggcgCTGGGGCCGCCCCCGCAGGGCTCTGCCGGCGCTGCCCCGCGGGCTGAGGGTCGGCCCAGCGCGGCGGGCCCGGAGCAGGAGGAATGCAGCGTGTCCGTCGACACCGTCCTTGCCCCGCTGCGGGCAGCCCTGGACTCCTGCCGGGCCACGGTGCAG AAACAAGTGTGCAATGACATCGGGCGGCGGCTGACAGTGCTGGAGGACGCGTGGGCTCAGGGGAAGCTGTCGGCACcagtgaggaagaggatgaacCTCCTGGTGCAAG agcttcagcagcagcactgggacgCAGCTGATGAGATCCACCGCTCGCTTATGGTGGACCACGTGAACGAGGTGAGCCAGTGGATGGTGGGCGTCAAACGCCTCATTGCTGAGACGCGGGACCTGCCCACCAGACAGACGGACAGCAGTGCTGACACCGAGCCTGGGACTGAGCCTGTGACTGAGCCCCCGACCGAGCcggagcaggaggagccctga